One segment of Stomatobaculum sp. F0698 DNA contains the following:
- a CDS encoding endolytic transglycosylase MltG, whose translation MAVRLLITACLLFVLFRGVFAAYRFGHDAFYQQSVEEAPGRDITVHIPEGQSTEETAKQLKELGLIENTWAFRLQSLFLGRKVRAGEYSLNTSETIDDMLEILSTAPEKRGGGK comes from the coding sequence ATGGCAGTGCGGCTGTTAATCACCGCCTGCCTGCTTTTTGTGCTTTTTCGGGGCGTTTTTGCGGCCTATCGCTTCGGGCACGATGCCTTTTACCAGCAGAGCGTCGAAGAAGCGCCGGGGCGCGATATCACCGTGCACATCCCGGAGGGGCAGAGCACGGAGGAGACGGCAAAGCAGTTAAAGGAGCTCGGGCTCATCGAGAACACCTGGGCCTTCCGTCTGCAGTCTCTCTTCCTCGGGAGAAAGGTGCGCGCGGGCGAGTACAGCCTGAACACCTCGGAGACCATAGACGACATGCTGGAGATTTTATCGACCGCACCCGAGAAGCGAGGGGGCGGCAAATGA
- a CDS encoding O-methyltransferase, whose protein sequence is MMIAERVRAYLDYLDPGNRRYLEVLRREAEEGEVPIIRRDSERFLRSLLAGLRPLRVLELGTAVGYSALVMAEELPPSAHITTVENYAPRIVRAKENIARYGAGRITLVEGDAFAFLKEQPDEAYDFLFLDAAKGQYLKWLPELLRVLSPGGTLLSDNVLQGGDTAESRFAIDRRDRTIHSRMRAYLEALSAREGLRTSILPIGDGLAFSVKEKRIEQREA, encoded by the coding sequence ATGATGATAGCAGAGCGCGTCCGGGCTTATCTGGACTATCTGGACCCCGGCAACCGGCGCTATCTGGAGGTGCTCAGGCGGGAAGCGGAGGAGGGCGAGGTGCCGATTATACGGCGGGACAGCGAGCGCTTTCTTCGAAGCTTGCTCGCGGGACTTAGGCCGCTTCGCGTGCTGGAGCTGGGGACGGCGGTTGGCTATTCCGCGCTGGTAATGGCGGAAGAGCTGCCGCCGTCTGCGCATATCACGACGGTGGAGAACTATGCGCCGCGCATTGTCCGCGCCAAGGAAAATATAGCGCGCTACGGCGCGGGGCGTATCACCTTGGTCGAGGGGGATGCCTTTGCGTTTCTGAAGGAACAGCCGGACGAGGCCTATGACTTCCTCTTTTTGGACGCCGCAAAGGGGCAGTATTTAAAGTGGCTCCCGGAGCTCCTGCGCGTGCTCTCCCCGGGCGGGACCCTGCTCTCGGACAATGTGTTGCAGGGCGGCGATACCGCCGAGTCCCGTTTTGCGATCGACCGCCGGGACAGAACCATACACAGCCGGATGCGCGCCTATCTGGAGGCGCTCTCGGCCCGTGAAGGGCTCAGAACTTCGATATTGCCGATCGGCGACGGACTGGCATTCAGTGTAAAGGAGAAGAGGATTGAGCAAAGAGAAGCGTAA
- a CDS encoding peptidase U32 family protein, which translates to MSKEKRKKPELLLPAGSLEVLKTAFDYGADAVYIGGEAFGLRANAKNFSPAEMAEGLRYAHERGKRVFVTANILAHNDDLNEAERYFEELSALRPDAIIVSDPALFMLAKRLCPGIELHVSTQANNTNYGTFLFWRELGASRVVTARELSLAEIREIRERIPAEMEIETFVHGAMCISYSGRCLLSSFMAGRDANHGECTHPCRWQYSVTEEKRPGESMPVFENERGTFLFNSKDLCMIDHIPELMESGVDSFKIEGRMKTALYAAVAARAYRRAIDDYLESPEKYAANLESYREEIGKCTYREYTTGFFFGKPNEEAQIYDSNTYVRNYTYLGKVASVDPEGYAHFEQKNKFSVGDRIERMCFDGSNELLTVLEIRNPEGISVESAPHPKEALAVRFDGSVAAGELLRMETLG; encoded by the coding sequence TTGAGCAAAGAGAAGCGTAAAAAACCGGAGCTCCTGCTCCCGGCGGGAAGTCTCGAAGTCCTAAAAACCGCCTTCGACTACGGGGCGGATGCGGTTTACATCGGCGGCGAGGCCTTCGGTCTTCGCGCAAACGCAAAGAATTTCAGCCCGGCGGAGATGGCGGAAGGGCTTCGCTATGCGCACGAGAGAGGCAAGCGGGTCTTTGTGACCGCGAATATCCTCGCGCACAACGATGACTTAAATGAGGCGGAGCGGTATTTTGAGGAGCTCTCCGCGCTGAGGCCGGATGCGATTATCGTCTCGGACCCGGCACTCTTCATGCTCGCGAAGCGCCTCTGTCCCGGCATCGAGCTGCATGTGAGCACCCAGGCGAACAACACGAACTACGGGACCTTTCTCTTCTGGCGGGAACTCGGCGCAAGTCGTGTTGTGACCGCAAGAGAACTCTCGCTTGCGGAGATACGCGAAATTCGGGAGCGCATCCCCGCGGAGATGGAGATCGAAACCTTTGTGCACGGCGCCATGTGCATCTCCTATTCGGGGCGCTGCCTGCTCTCGAGCTTCATGGCGGGGCGGGATGCGAACCACGGTGAGTGCACCCATCCCTGTCGCTGGCAGTACAGCGTGACCGAGGAAAAGCGCCCGGGCGAGTCCATGCCGGTCTTTGAGAACGAGAGGGGTACCTTCCTCTTTAACTCCAAGGACCTCTGCATGATAGATCACATCCCGGAGCTCATGGAAAGCGGCGTGGACAGTTTCAAAATCGAGGGAAGGATGAAGACCGCGCTCTATGCGGCGGTCGCGGCACGCGCTTACCGCCGCGCAATCGACGACTACCTCGAGAGCCCGGAGAAATATGCGGCGAATCTCGAGTCGTACCGGGAGGAAATCGGCAAGTGCACGTACCGGGAATACACGACGGGCTTCTTCTTCGGCAAGCCGAACGAGGAGGCGCAGATTTACGACAGCAATACCTATGTGCGGAACTACACCTATCTCGGCAAGGTCGCCTCGGTTGACCCCGAGGGGTATGCGCACTTTGAACAGAAAAATAAATTTTCGGTCGGAGACCGGATTGAGCGCATGTGTTTTGACGGCAGCAACGAGCTGCTCACCGTGCTGGAAATCCGGAACCCGGAGGGCATCTCGGTGGAGAGTGCACCGCACCCCAAGGAGGCACTTGCCGTCCGCTTTGACGGCAGCGTCGCCGCGGGAGAATTGCTTCGCATGGAGACTTTGGGATGA
- a CDS encoding YdcF family protein, which produces MTAFFLSAAGFCTVYFVVLCVYARQLVAQSWIWLFFALVCLGNVLFRWLHARTPGKVSLFLLTQLHTLSFLGMAVLMASGLVLASGMHPKAKGQPEYAIVLGAGLKPDGSLSKTLKQRLDTALDFAAKSPETRFILSGGYDHRGQRTEAEVMAEYLMKQGLPKQRLLLEVQSKNTYENMIYSYALLHRVNNEDYPVFIEADGRWVLLTTPDPDVVAVISSDFHLYRASAILEAQCDIRALGVPAPSDRVLFLHYLARESIALLKDKYLGRLNKRQSRERK; this is translated from the coding sequence ATGACTGCTTTCTTTTTGAGCGCCGCGGGATTTTGCACCGTCTACTTTGTTGTGCTCTGCGTCTACGCGAGACAGCTGGTTGCGCAGAGCTGGATTTGGCTCTTCTTTGCCCTAGTTTGCCTCGGCAATGTGTTGTTTCGCTGGCTGCACGCGCGGACGCCGGGAAAGGTCTCGCTTTTTTTGCTGACCCAGCTACATACGCTCAGCTTTCTCGGCATGGCCGTACTCATGGCCTCCGGCCTCGTGCTTGCCTCCGGCATGCACCCCAAGGCGAAGGGGCAACCGGAGTATGCGATTGTGCTGGGCGCGGGCTTAAAGCCGGACGGTTCGCTCTCAAAGACGCTGAAACAGCGCCTCGATACGGCGCTCGACTTTGCGGCAAAGTCGCCGGAGACCAGGTTTATACTGAGCGGCGGCTATGACCACCGTGGGCAGCGCACAGAGGCGGAGGTCATGGCGGAGTACCTCATGAAGCAGGGGCTTCCGAAGCAGCGACTGCTGTTGGAAGTCCAGTCGAAGAATACCTATGAGAACATGATATACAGTTACGCATTGCTGCACCGCGTGAACAATGAGGACTACCCGGTCTTTATCGAAGCGGACGGGCGCTGGGTGCTGCTCACGACCCCGGATCCGGATGTCGTGGCCGTGATCAGCTCGGACTTTCATCTCTACCGGGCTTCGGCCATACTCGAGGCGCAGTGCGACATCCGGGCGCTCGGGGTCCCCGCGCCGAGTGACCGCGTACTTTTTTTGCACTATCTGGCGCGCGAGAGCATCGCGCTCTTAAAGGACAAATATCTCGGAAGACTGAACAAACGACAGAGTCGGGAGAGGAAATGA
- a CDS encoding insulinase family protein, with translation MTAKWNREEQLAAIAKLDAYRVRTESRLKELKADGVVLEHKKTGARIFLLLADDPNKVFTIGFRTPPQDSTGVAHIVEHTVLCSSEKYWAKDPFMELVKGSLNTFLNAMTYPDRTLYPVASCNPKDFENLMDVYLDAVFHPLFYKEEKIFRQEGWRYELESEDGKLSRNGVVYNEMKGVYSDPDEVMARAVDEALFPGHPYAEESGGDPDFIPDLTYEAYLDFHRRYYHPSNSFIYLYGDLDMAERLRFLDENYLSKYERLAIDSAIPAPKRLSAPVFVSRPYSIGETESEENAAYVSLNIRVGGQLEPVPYNAFQALDYVLLKAPGAILHDRLIEEGFGDDVYGGYANGIREPYFRITAKHLRREQKDAFVRRVRELLTELAEDGLDHEMLLAAINMAEFRAREANFGPYPKGLIYGLQSFESWIYDADPCLHLKFAGLFDELRRKVGENYFENLIRESLLENENYAVAELYPVRGLTAKHEAEDAEKLSAVKAAMTAEEREALIRFGKEMKAYQDAPDSEAALRTIPMLSREDLAAENTPLCYETGTLGETPFHYAARITTGIDYLRLDFDVSDLPVEDLSALALIKDLLGYLSTETHSYTELSTLVNLHTGGIQFGIDNYPDLADFRGNRRVFSASVKFLTKKAEQALSLVNEQLLKTVFTDEARIRNLIGEIRAGLKDTLLSAGDVAAVNRAASYFNENGLFQDVTRGIAYYRFLERLSAESARRAFCERAPKLLRETVVRGRLLVHLTAEEADKEALLPLLRTLGERYPAGGKGELRFRFAEAIKREGFGSASRVNYVARVGNFRTGGFRYTGALRIAQTMLSYGYLWNEIRSKGGAYGCAVRFGRGGSVVFSSYRDPKLEETDKVYEGVPGYLEQYEADEREMTKAVIGAIGEMDTPRTPQLSGLLALSAYYSKVTDEMFAKERAEVLAATPEDIRALAPLVREALKYEAKCVIGNEGAIARAKDFFTETAQLFAAESEETEA, from the coding sequence ATGACAGCGAAGTGGAATCGAGAGGAACAGCTGGCGGCCATCGCAAAGCTGGACGCCTATCGCGTCCGGACGGAGAGTCGGCTCAAAGAACTTAAGGCGGACGGCGTGGTACTGGAGCATAAGAAGACCGGTGCCCGCATTTTTCTCCTGCTCGCGGACGATCCGAACAAGGTATTTACGATCGGCTTCCGGACACCGCCGCAGGATTCGACCGGTGTCGCACACATTGTTGAGCACACCGTGCTCTGCAGCTCGGAGAAGTACTGGGCCAAGGATCCCTTTATGGAACTTGTGAAGGGCTCGCTCAACACCTTCCTGAATGCGATGACCTATCCGGATCGGACGCTCTACCCGGTCGCGAGCTGCAACCCGAAGGACTTTGAGAATCTGATGGATGTCTATCTCGACGCGGTCTTCCACCCGCTGTTCTACAAAGAGGAGAAGATTTTCCGTCAGGAGGGCTGGAGATACGAGCTGGAGAGCGAGGACGGAAAACTCAGCCGGAACGGTGTGGTCTACAATGAGATGAAAGGTGTGTATTCGGACCCGGATGAGGTGATGGCGCGCGCAGTCGATGAAGCGCTCTTCCCGGGACACCCCTACGCGGAGGAGTCCGGCGGCGACCCGGACTTTATTCCGGATTTGACTTACGAGGCCTACCTCGACTTCCATCGCCGCTACTACCACCCGAGCAACTCCTTCATCTATCTCTACGGCGATTTAGACATGGCGGAGCGTCTCCGTTTTCTCGACGAAAACTATCTCTCGAAGTACGAGCGCCTCGCAATCGACTCGGCGATTCCCGCGCCGAAGCGCTTAAGCGCGCCGGTCTTTGTGTCCCGCCCCTATTCGATCGGCGAGACGGAGAGCGAAGAGAATGCGGCCTATGTCTCGCTGAACATCCGCGTCGGCGGACAGCTCGAGCCTGTGCCCTACAATGCGTTTCAGGCGCTCGACTATGTGCTCTTAAAAGCGCCGGGCGCAATTCTGCACGACAGACTGATTGAGGAGGGCTTCGGGGACGATGTCTACGGCGGCTACGCAAACGGCATCCGCGAACCCTATTTCCGGATTACGGCGAAGCACTTGAGACGCGAGCAGAAGGACGCTTTCGTGCGCCGCGTTCGGGAACTGCTCACAGAGCTTGCGGAAGACGGCCTGGATCACGAGATGCTGCTCGCGGCAATCAATATGGCGGAGTTCCGCGCGCGCGAGGCGAATTTCGGCCCCTATCCGAAGGGCCTGATTTACGGCCTGCAGAGTTTCGAGAGCTGGATTTACGACGCGGATCCCTGCCTGCACCTAAAGTTTGCGGGGCTCTTTGACGAGCTTCGCCGTAAGGTGGGCGAGAACTACTTTGAGAATCTGATCCGCGAATCCCTCCTCGAGAACGAGAACTATGCGGTCGCGGAGCTCTACCCGGTGCGCGGTCTCACGGCAAAGCACGAGGCAGAGGACGCCGAGAAGCTGTCGGCCGTCAAGGCAGCCATGACAGCGGAAGAGAGAGAAGCGCTGATTCGCTTCGGCAAGGAGATGAAGGCTTACCAGGACGCGCCGGACAGCGAGGCGGCACTCCGCACGATTCCGATGCTGTCCCGCGAAGATCTCGCCGCGGAAAACACACCGCTTTGCTACGAGACCGGCACGCTCGGCGAGACGCCCTTCCACTATGCGGCGCGGATCACGACGGGCATCGACTATCTCCGTCTCGACTTTGACGTGAGCGATTTGCCGGTCGAAGATCTCTCTGCGCTCGCGTTAATCAAGGATCTGCTCGGCTATCTGAGCACGGAGACGCACAGCTACACCGAACTTTCGACTCTCGTCAATCTTCACACCGGCGGCATTCAGTTCGGCATTGACAACTACCCGGATCTTGCGGACTTCCGGGGCAACCGTAGAGTTTTCTCGGCCTCGGTCAAGTTCCTGACGAAAAAGGCGGAACAGGCGCTTAGTCTCGTCAACGAGCAGCTTCTTAAGACTGTCTTTACGGATGAAGCGAGAATCCGCAATCTGATCGGCGAAATTCGCGCGGGCTTAAAGGACACGCTCCTCTCCGCGGGCGATGTCGCCGCGGTAAACCGCGCGGCCTCCTATTTTAACGAAAACGGTCTCTTCCAGGATGTGACGCGGGGCATCGCCTACTATCGCTTCTTAGAGCGTCTCTCGGCAGAGTCCGCGCGCCGCGCTTTCTGTGAGCGCGCACCGAAACTCCTCCGGGAGACTGTCGTCCGCGGCCGCCTGCTCGTGCATCTGACCGCGGAGGAGGCAGATAAGGAAGCACTGCTGCCGCTGCTTAGAACCCTCGGAGAGCGCTATCCGGCGGGCGGCAAGGGAGAGCTGCGCTTCCGCTTTGCGGAAGCGATTAAGCGCGAGGGCTTCGGCTCCGCTTCCCGCGTGAACTATGTGGCGCGCGTCGGCAACTTCCGCACGGGCGGCTTCCGCTACACGGGCGCGCTCCGCATTGCGCAGACCATGCTGAGCTACGGCTATCTCTGGAATGAGATACGCTCAAAGGGCGGCGCTTACGGCTGCGCGGTCCGCTTCGGACGCGGCGGCAGCGTGGTGTTCAGTTCCTACCGCGACCCGAAGCTCGAGGAGACCGACAAGGTCTACGAGGGTGTCCCGGGCTATCTCGAGCAGTACGAGGCGGATGAGAGAGAGATGACCAAGGCAGTCATCGGCGCCATCGGCGAGATGGACACGCCGCGCACGCCGCAGCTCAGCGGCCTTCTGGCGCTCTCCGCGTATTACTCGAAGGTGACGGATGAGATGTTTGCCAAGGAGCGTGCGGAAGTGCTCGCGGCGACCCCGGAGGACATACGGGCGCTCGCGCCGCTGGTCCGCGAGGCGCTGAAGTACGAGGCGAAGTGCGTCATCGGAAACGAGGGCGCGATTGCGCGGGCCAAGGACTTCTTTACGGAGACAGCGCAGCTTTTTGCGGCGGAGAGTGAGGAGACAGAGGCATGA
- the era gene encoding GTPase Era — MKSGFVALIGRPNVGKSTLMNHLIGQKIAITSEKAQTTRSQIRTVYTDERGQIVFEDTPGLTRAKNKLGRFMVGVAEKTIEEADVILWIVDASEHIGPAEREIGERLRKCRQPLILAVNKIDKINDKARLAAQVKAYEEFCRPKDMVAVAALKSENIDLLLDTIYRYLPEGPFFYSEDTVTEEPMRELAGELIREQTLRLLRDEVPHGVAVTVERMKEREDGGFDIDANIICERESHKGMVIGKGGQMLKRIGIGARKAIEEMTESKVNLKLWVKVRRDWRDNDTQLRSFGYDARKL, encoded by the coding sequence ATGAAATCAGGTTTTGTTGCGCTGATCGGGCGCCCCAATGTCGGAAAATCGACGCTGATGAACCACTTGATCGGGCAGAAAATCGCAATCACTTCGGAGAAGGCCCAGACCACGAGAAGCCAGATTCGTACGGTATACACGGACGAGCGCGGTCAGATTGTGTTTGAGGACACGCCGGGGCTTACCCGCGCCAAAAATAAACTGGGACGCTTCATGGTCGGCGTCGCGGAGAAGACCATCGAAGAGGCGGATGTGATACTCTGGATTGTCGACGCGAGCGAGCACATAGGTCCCGCCGAGCGGGAAATCGGGGAGCGGCTTCGGAAGTGCCGCCAACCGCTGATTCTCGCGGTCAATAAGATTGATAAGATCAATGACAAGGCGCGGCTTGCCGCGCAGGTCAAGGCCTACGAAGAGTTCTGCCGCCCGAAGGACATGGTCGCGGTTGCGGCTTTAAAGAGCGAGAACATAGACCTCCTGCTCGACACAATCTATCGCTATCTGCCGGAGGGCCCCTTCTTTTACAGCGAGGATACGGTGACCGAGGAGCCCATGCGGGAGCTCGCCGGCGAGCTGATTCGGGAGCAGACCCTGCGCCTGCTGAGGGACGAAGTGCCGCACGGCGTCGCCGTCACGGTGGAGCGCATGAAGGAGAGAGAGGACGGCGGCTTTGACATTGACGCCAACATCATCTGCGAGCGGGAGTCCCATAAAGGCATGGTGATCGGCAAGGGCGGTCAGATGTTAAAGCGCATCGGCATCGGCGCCAGGAAGGCAATCGAAGAGATGACGGAGAGCAAGGTGAACCTAAAGCTCTGGGTTAAGGTGCGGCGCGACTGGCGCGACAACGACACCCAGCTCCGCTCCTTCGGCTACGACGCGAGAAAGCTATGA
- the recO gene encoding DNA repair protein RecO — protein MREGEEVSGLVLKSMTIGERDRRITILTREKGKLSCFARGASRQGSPLMGLARPLVYGKFTLRPGRDADIVVAAEGLRFFGKIEADALTLCYASYFLELADYFYRDFQREEEGLKLLYFSLLALEKPELPRELVRRILELKLLVLFGSYVAAPPLKKHENCSYTWDFVIRTPVEKLFTFTVGEEALREFGENVDALRSRVAPHRFRSLSVLEEMRRVQ, from the coding sequence ATGAGAGAGGGCGAAGAAGTCAGCGGGCTGGTCTTAAAGAGCATGACGATAGGCGAGCGGGATCGGCGCATCACGATACTCACGCGGGAAAAAGGCAAGCTCTCCTGTTTTGCGCGGGGGGCCTCGCGCCAGGGCAGCCCGCTCATGGGGCTTGCGCGCCCCTTGGTCTACGGCAAGTTTACGCTCAGGCCGGGGCGGGACGCCGACATTGTGGTCGCCGCGGAGGGCCTGCGCTTTTTCGGAAAAATCGAGGCGGATGCCTTGACGCTCTGCTATGCGAGCTACTTTCTGGAACTCGCGGATTACTTTTACCGTGATTTCCAGCGGGAGGAAGAGGGCTTAAAGCTTCTCTACTTTTCGCTGCTCGCGCTGGAAAAACCGGAGCTCCCGCGGGAACTCGTGCGGCGCATTCTGGAGTTAAAACTCCTGGTGCTCTTTGGGAGCTATGTCGCCGCGCCGCCGCTCAAAAAACATGAAAACTGCAGTTACACCTGGGACTTTGTGATCCGCACACCGGTGGAAAAGCTCTTTACCTTTACCGTCGGGGAGGAAGCACTGCGGGAATTCGGAGAAAATGTGGATGCCCTGCGTTCCCGGGTTGCGCCGCACCGCTTCCGCTCGCTTTCCGTGCTGGAAGAAATGCGGCGGGTGCAGTAA
- a CDS encoding glycine--tRNA ligase, translating into MAYTMEKIVALAKARGFVYPGSEIYGGLANTWDYGNLGVELKNNVKRAWWQKFIQESPYNVGVDCAILMNTQTWVASGHIGSFSDPLMDCKSCHERFRADKLIEDYAAEHGAELESGVDGWSHEKMQDYIKEHEIACPSCGKHDFTDIREFNLMFKTFQGVTEDAKNTVYLRPETAQGIFVNFKNVQRTSRKKIPFGIGQIGKSFRNEITPGNFTFRTREFEQMELEFFCKPDTDLEWFAYWKEQCIQWLKTLGMRDDRLRARDHDPEELSFYSKATTDLEFLFPFGWGELWGIADRTNYDLSRHQEVSGEDLSYFDEESKEKYIPYVVEPSLGADRVTLAFLCNAYDEEELPGGDVRTVLHFHPALAPVKIAVLPLSKKLGEGAEKIYAELSKYWNCEYDDRGAIGKRYRREDEIGTPFCVTYDFESEEDQSVTIRDRDSMEQERVKISELRNYFLDKFTF; encoded by the coding sequence ATGGCTTATACAATGGAAAAAATCGTGGCACTCGCAAAGGCGAGAGGTTTTGTCTATCCGGGTTCGGAAATCTACGGCGGACTCGCGAATACCTGGGACTACGGCAATCTCGGCGTTGAGCTTAAGAACAACGTGAAGAGAGCGTGGTGGCAGAAGTTCATCCAGGAGTCGCCCTACAATGTGGGTGTGGACTGCGCGATTCTCATGAACACGCAGACCTGGGTTGCCTCCGGTCACATCGGCAGTTTCTCGGATCCGCTCATGGACTGCAAGAGCTGTCACGAGCGCTTCCGCGCGGACAAGCTGATCGAGGACTATGCGGCGGAGCACGGCGCAGAGCTCGAGTCCGGCGTGGACGGCTGGAGCCATGAGAAGATGCAGGACTATATCAAGGAGCACGAGATTGCCTGCCCGAGCTGCGGCAAGCATGATTTCACGGACATCCGCGAGTTCAACCTCATGTTCAAGACCTTCCAGGGCGTGACCGAGGACGCAAAGAACACGGTCTATCTGCGCCCGGAGACGGCACAGGGCATCTTTGTGAACTTTAAGAATGTGCAGCGCACCTCCCGGAAGAAAATTCCCTTCGGCATCGGCCAGATCGGTAAATCCTTCCGCAACGAGATCACACCGGGTAACTTCACCTTCCGCACGCGTGAGTTCGAGCAGATGGAGCTCGAGTTTTTCTGCAAGCCGGACACGGACCTCGAGTGGTTCGCGTACTGGAAGGAGCAGTGCATTCAGTGGCTTAAGACCCTCGGTATGCGCGACGACAGACTGCGCGCGCGCGACCACGATCCGGAAGAGCTCTCCTTCTATTCGAAGGCGACCACGGACCTCGAGTTCCTCTTCCCCTTCGGCTGGGGCGAGCTCTGGGGCATTGCGGACAGAACGAACTACGATCTCTCGCGTCACCAGGAGGTCTCGGGTGAAGATTTAAGCTACTTCGACGAGGAGAGCAAGGAGAAGTACATTCCCTATGTTGTCGAGCCCTCGCTCGGCGCGGACCGCGTGACGCTCGCTTTCCTCTGCAACGCCTACGACGAGGAGGAACTCCCGGGCGGCGATGTGCGCACAGTGCTTCACTTCCACCCGGCGCTCGCACCGGTGAAGATTGCGGTGCTGCCGCTCTCCAAGAAGCTCGGAGAGGGCGCGGAGAAGATTTACGCGGAGCTCTCGAAGTACTGGAACTGCGAGTACGACGACCGCGGCGCAATCGGCAAGCGCTACCGCAGAGAAGATGAAATCGGAACGCCCTTCTGCGTGACCTACGACTTCGAGTCCGAGGAGGATCAGAGCGTCACGATTCGCGACCGCGACAGCATGGAGCAGGAGAGAGTCAAGATTTCCGAACTCAGAAACTACTTCTTGGACAAATTCACGTTTTGA